The following coding sequences are from one Canis lupus baileyi chromosome 19, mCanLup2.hap1, whole genome shotgun sequence window:
- the PTPN23 gene encoding tyrosine-protein phosphatase non-receptor type 23 isoform X3 — protein MGSGQEAAVPVTWTEIFSGKSVAHEDIKYEQACILYNLGALHSMLGAMDKRVSEEGMKVSCTHFQCAAGAFAYLREHFPHAYSVDMSRQILTLNVNLMLGQAQECLLEKSMLDNRKSFLVARISAQVVDYYKEACRALENPDTASLLGRIQKDWKKLVQMKIYYFAAVAHLHMGKQAEEQQKFGERVAYFQSALDKLNEAIKLAKGQPDTVQDALRFAMDVIGGKYNSAKKDNDFIYHEAVPALDTLQPVKGAPLVKPLPVNPTDPAVTGPDIFAKLVPMAAHEASSLYSEEKAKLLREMMAKIEDKNEVLDQFMDSMQLDPETVDNLDAYSHIPPQLMEKCAALSVRPDTVRNLVQSMQVLSGVFTDVEASLKDIRELLEEDELLEQKLQEALGQAGASLAGSKAELAEVRRDWAKYMEVHEKASFTNSELHRAMNLHVGNLRLLSGPLDQVRAALPTPALTPEDKAVLQNLKRILAKVQEMRDQRVSLEQQLRELIQKDDITASLVTTDHSEMKKLFEEQLKKYDQLRVYLEQNLAAQDNVLRALTEANVQYAAVRRVLSELDQKWNSTLQTLVASYEAYEDLMKKSQEGKDFYADLESKVAALLERAQSTCQAREAARQQLLDRELKKKPPPRPTAPKPLLPRREEGEVLETGDLPEELRSLPPEMVAAPRPPDAYLAAAAILRFPPSPFPSSAGPGPHYLSGPLPPGAYSGPTQGLQPRPPQAPGPPAVVLAPGPALYPAPAYTPELGLVPRSSPQHGVVSSPYGGVGPPPPVAGLPSAPPPQFSGPEMALGVRPATTTVDSVQAPISSHTAPRPNPSPAPPQPCFPVPPPQPQLLPTPYTYPMGAKPPLTAPPAQHHFAPGIPPAFPAPRVGPQPHPTGVAFTPQPPQQPLPLQHPNLFPPQAQGRVPPQPPYPFAPQPSVLGQPTPPLHTPLYPGPSQDPLPPHSGALPFPSAGPPPSPHPTLAYGPAPAPRPLGPQATPLSIRGPSPAGQPAPTPHPVPSPAPSPGPGPVPPRAPAAEPPPCVRRGPAAADLLSSSPESQHGGTQPPGGGQPLLQPTKVDAAEGRRPQALRLIERDPYERPERLQQLQRELEAFRGQLGDTGALDAMWRELQDAQEHDARGRSIAIARCYSLKNRHQDVMPYDSNRVVLRSGKDDYINASRVEGLSPYCPPLVATQAPLPGTAADFWLMVHEQKVSVIVMLVSEAEMEKQKVARYFPAERGQPMVHGALSVALSSVRATETHVERVLSLQFRDQSLKRSLVHLHFPTWPELGLPDSPGNLLRFIQEVHAHCLHQRPLHTPVVVHCSSGVGRTGAFALLYAAVQEVEAGNGIPELPRLVRRMRQQRKHMLQEKLHLRFCHEAVVRHVEQVLQRHGMPPPGRSSAGTSISQKNHLPQDSQDLVLGGDVPISSIQATIAKLSIRPPGGLDSPATSLPVPVEPPGLPPASLPESAQLPSSSPPPLPSPLPEAPQPEEEQPVPEAPSVGPPSSSLELLASLTPEAFSLDSSLRGKQRMSKQNFLQAHNGQGLRAARPTDDPLSLLDPLWTLNKT, from the exons ATGGGCTCAGGCCAGGAGGCTGCTGTTCCTGTCACTTG GACTGAGATCTTCTCTGGCAAGTCTGTGGCCCATGAGGATATCAAGTATGAGCAGGCCTGCATTCTCTACAACCTTG GGGCGCTGCACTCCATGTTGGGGGCCATGGACAAGCGGGTGTCTGAGGAG ggcATGAAGGTCTCCTGTACCCACTTCCAGTGTGCAGCAGGCGCCTTCGCCTATCTGCGTGAGCACTTCCCTCATGCCTACAGCGTTGACATGAGCCGCCAGATCCTCACTCTCAATGTCAACCTCATGCTG GGCCAGGCTCAGGAGTGCCTTCTGGAGAAGTCAATGTTGGACAACAGGAAGAGCTTTCTGGTGGCCCGCATCAGTGCACAG GTGGTGGATTACTACAAGGAAGCATGCCGGGCCTTGGAGAACCCTGACACCGCCTCACTGCTGGGCCGGATCCAGAAGGACTGGAAGAAGCTTGTCCAGATGAAGATCTACTACTTTGCAGCTGTGGCTCAT CTGCACATGGGAAAGCAAGCTGAGGAGCAGCAGAAGTTCGGTGAGCGG GTCGCGTACTTCCAGAGTGCCCTGGACAAGCTCAATGAAGCCATCAAGTTGGCCAAG GGCCAGCCTGACACTGTGCAAGATGCATTGCGCTTTGCAATGGACGTCATTGGGGGCAA GTACAATTCTGCCAAAAAGGACAATGACTTCATCTACCATGAGGCTGTCCCAGCACTGGACACCCTTCAGCCTGTAAAAG gtgcccccttggTGAAGCCCTTACCAGTGAACCCCACAGACCCAGCTGTTACGGGCCCTGACATCTTTGCCAAACTGGTACCCATGGCTGCTCATGAAGCCTCATCACTGTACAG TGAGGAGAAGGCCAAGCTGCTTCGGGAGATGATGGCCAAGATTGAGGACAAGAATGAGGTCCTGGA TCAGTTCATGGATTCAATGCAGTTGGACCCTGAGACTGTGGACAACCTTGATGCGTACAGCCACATCCCACCCCAGCTTATGGAGAAGTGTGCAGCTCTCAGTGTCCGGCCAGACACTGTCAGGAACCTTGTCCAGTCCATGCAAG TGCTGTCAGGTGTGTTCACGGATGTGGAGGCCTCCCTGAAGGACATCCGGGAGCTGCTGGAGGAGGACGAGCTGCTTGAGCAGAAGTTGCAGGAGGCCTTGGGGCAGGCTGGGGCCAGCCTGGCAGGCTCCAAGGCAGAGCTGGCTGAGGTGAGGCGCGACTGGGCTAAGTACATGGAGGTCCACGAGAAGGCCTCATTCACCAACAGCGAGCTGCACCGTGCCATGAATCTGCACGTCGGCAATCTGCGCCTGCTCAGCGGGCCACTGGACCAGGTCCGGGCTGCTCTGCCCACGCCAGCTCTCACCCCTG AGGACAAGGCTGTGCTGCAGAACCTGAAGCGCATCCTGGCCAAGGTGCAGGAGATGCGGGACCAGCGTGTGTCCCTAGAGCAGCAGCTGCGTGAGCTGATCCAGAAGGATGATATCACGGCCTCCCTGGTTACTACGGACCACTCAGAGATGAAG aaGCTGTTTGAGGAGCAGCTGAAGAAGTACGACCAGCTGAGGGTATACCTGGAGCAGAACCTGGCGGCCCAGGACAATGTCCTGAGGGCGCTGACGGAGGCCAACGTGCAGTATGCAGCTGTGCGGCGGGTGCTCAGTGAACTGGACCAAAA GTGGAACTCCACACTCCAGACCCTGGTGGCCTCCTACGAAGCCTATGAGGACCTGATGAAGAAGTCGCAGGAGGGCAAGGACTTCTATGCGGACCTGGAGAGCAAGGTGGCTGCTCTCCTGGAACGGGCCCAGTCCACCTGCCAGGCCCGCGAGGCTGCCCGCCAGCAGCTCCTGGACAG GGAGCTGAAGAAGAAGCCACCCCCTCGGCCCACAGCCCCAAAGCCACTGCTGCCCCGGAGGGAGGAGGGCGAGGTGCTGGAGACAGGAGACCTGCCTGAGGAGCTGCGCAGCCTGCCCCCTGAAATGGTGGCTGCTCCCCGGCCACCTGACGCCTACTTGGCCGCTGCTGCCATCCTCCGTTTTCCTCCtagccccttccccagctctgcGGGCCCAGGACCCCACTATCTTTCAGGCCCCTTACCTCCAGGTGCCTactcaggccccacccagggcttgcagcccaggcccccccaggccccaggccctcctGCTGTGGTCCTGGCCCCTGGTCCTGCTCTCTACCCTGCCCCTGCCTACACTCCAGAGTTGGGACTTGTGCCCCGGTCGTCCCCACAGCACGGTGTGGTAAGCAGTCCCTATGGGGGGGTAGGACCACCCCCGCCAGTTGCAggtctgccctctgcccctcctccccagttcTCAGGACCCGAGATGGCCCTGGGGGTTCGGCCAGCCACGACCACTGTGGATAGTGTCCAGGCCCCCATCTCCAGCCACACTGCTCCACGGCCAAACCCCAGCCCCgctccaccccagccctgctTCCCAGTGCCCCCACCACAGCCGCAGCTGCTGCCCACACCCTACACCTACCCTATGGGGGCCAAGCCGCCCCTCACAGCTCCCCCTGCCCAGCACCACTTTGCTCCTGGGATTCCCCCAGCTTTTCCGGCCCCCAGGGTTGGGCCCCAGCCCCATCCCACAGGAGTGGCATTCacaccccagcccccccagcagccccttcCGCTCCAGCATCCGAACCTCTTCCCACCCCAGGCTCAGGGGCGAGTGCCCCCACAACCCCCCTACCCTTTTGCTCCTCAGCCTAGTGTCCTGGGACAGCCCACACCGCCTCTGCACACCCCTCTCTACCCAGGCCCCTCTCAGgaccctctgcccccccactcaGGGGCTCTGCCCTTCCCTAGCGCCGGGCCACCTCCGTCTCCCCATCCCACCCTGGCATATGGTCCTGCCCCGGCCCCTAGGCCCCTGGGCCCTCAGGCTACCCCGCTCTCCATTAGAGGCCCTTCACCTGCCGGCCAGCCcgcccctaccccccacccagtGCCTTCACCTGCCCCGTCACCAGGGCCTGGCCCAGTGCCGCCTCGGGCCCCCGCAGCAGAGCCGCCCCCATGTGTGCGCCGGGGGCCTGCAGCTGCAGACCTGCTATCCTCCAGCCCAGAGAGTCAGCACGGGGGCACACAGCCTCCTGGGGGTGGGCAGCCCCTGCTGCAGCCCACAAAGGTGGATGCAGCTGAGGGCCGCCGGCCACAGGCCCTGCGGCTGATTGAGAGGGACCCCTATGAGCGCCCCGAGAGGCTGCAGCAGTTGCAGCGGGAGCTGGAGGCCTTTCGAGGCCAGCTGGGGGACACTGGGGCACTGGACGCCATGTGGCGGGAGCTGCAGGATGCACAGGAACATGACGCCCGTGGCCGCTCCATCGCTATCGCCCGCTGCTACTCGCTGAAGAACCGGCACCAGGACGTCATGCCCTACGATAGTAACCGCGTGGTGCTGCGCTCGGGCAAGGACGACTACATCAACGCCAGCCGCGTGGAGGGGCTCTCGCCCTACTGCCCGCCCTTGGTGGCCACCCAGGCCCCGCTGCCCGGTACTGCTGCCGACTTCTGGCTCATGGTGCACGAGCAGAAGGTGTCCGTCATTGTCATGTTGGTGTCGGAGGCTGAGATGGAGAAG CAAAAGGTGGCACGTTacttccctgctgagcggggacaGCCCATGGTACATGGTGCCCTGAGTGTGGCACTGAGCAGCGTCCGTGCCACCGAGACCCATGTGGAGCGGGTGCTGAGCCTGCAGTTCCGGGACCAGAGCCTCAAGCGCTCACTTGTGCACCTCCACTTCCCCACCTGGCCTGAGTT GGGCCTGCCGGACAGCCCTGGCAACCTGCTGCGCTTCATCCAGGAGGTGCACGCACACTGCCTACATCAGCGGCCCCTGCACACACCAGTCGTCGTGCACTGCAG CTCTGGGGTGGGCCGCACGGGAGCCTTTGCACTGCTCTATGCGGCGGTGCAGGAGGTGGAGGCCGGGAACGGGATCCCTGAGCTGCCTCGGCTGGTGCGGCGCATGCGGCAGCAGAGGAAGCACATGCTGCAGGAGAAA CTGCACTTGCGGTTCTGCCACGAGGCGGTGGTGAGACACGTGGAACAGGTCTTGCAGCGCCATGGCATGCCCCCTCCAGGCAGATCATCAGCCGGCACAAGCATCAGTCAGAAG AATCACCTTCCTCAGGATTCCCAGGACCTGGTCCTCGGCGGGGATGTGCCCATTAGCTCCATCCAGGCCACCATCGCCAAACTCAGCATCCGGCCTCCTGGGGGCCTGGATTCCCCGGCTACCAGCCTCCCAGTCCCTGTAGAGCCCCCAGGCTTGCCACCAGCCAGCCTCCCAGAGTCCGCCCagctcccatcctcctccccaccccctctcccttcACCTCTGCCTGAAGCCCCCCAGCCTGAGGAGGAACAGCCAGTACCTGAGGCCCCCAGTGTGgggcccccctcctcctccttggaGCTGTTGGCCTCCCTAACTCCCGAGGCCTTCTCTCTGGACAGCTCCTTGCGAGGGAAGCAGCGCATGAGTAAGCAGAACTTTCTGCAGGCCCATAATGGGCAGGGCCTACGGGCTGCCCGGCCCACTGATGACCCTCTCAGCCTTCTGGATCCGCTCTGGACGCTCAACAAGACCTGA